The Capra hircus breed San Clemente chromosome 25, ASM170441v1, whole genome shotgun sequence genome has a window encoding:
- the SETD1A gene encoding histone-lysine N-methyltransferase SETD1A isoform X2 — protein MDQEGGGDGQKAPSFQWRNYKLIVDPALDPALRRPSQKVYRYDGIHFSVNDSKYIPVEDLQDPRCHVRSKNRDFSLPVPKFKLDEFYIGQIPLKEVTFARLNDNVRETFLKDMCRKYGEVEEVEILLHPRTRKHLGLARVLFTSTRGAKETVKNLHLTSVMGNIIHAQLDIKGQQRMKYYELIVNGSYTPQTVPTGGKALSEKFQGSGAATETTDSRRRSSSDTAAFPAGSAVVGTPGNGTPCSQDTSFSSSRQDTPSSFGQFTPQSSQGTPYTSRGSTPYSQDSAYSSSTTSTSFKPRRSENSYQDSFSRRHFSASSAPTTTSAAICTTTAATAAAAASSSSLSSSSSSSSSSSSSHFRGSDSNYPTYYESWNRYQRHASYPPRRATRDEPPGASFAENTAERFTPSYTSYLPPEPNRPADQDYRPPASEAPPPEPPEPGGGGGGGGPSPEREEARTSPRPASPARSGSPAPETTNESVPFAQHSSLDSRIEMLLKEQRSKFSFLASDTEEEEENSSTGPGARDTGSEAPSGSGHGPCTPPPAPASFEDVAPTGSGETGATRESPKANGQNQASPCSSGEDMEISDDDRGGSPPPAPTPPQQPPPPPPPPPPPPPYLASLPLGYPPHQPAYLLPPRPDGPPPPEYPPPPPPPPHIYDFVNSLELMDRLGAQWGGMPMSFQMQTQMLTRLHQLRQGKGLTATSAGPPGGAFGEAFLPFPPHQEAAYGLPYALYAQGQEGRGAYSREAYHLPLPMAAEPLPSSVSGEEARLPPREEAELAEGKALPSAGTVGRVLATLVQEMKSIMQRDLNRKMVENVAFGAFDQWWESKEEKAKPFQNAAKQQAKEEDKEKTKLKEPGLLSLVDWAKSGGTTGIEAFAFGSGLRGALRLPSFKVKRKEPSEISEASEEKRPRPSTPAEEDEDDAEREKEVGEPGRPGTKPPKRDEERSKTQGKHRKSFALDSEGEEASQESSSEKDEEDEEEDEEDEEREEAMDAAKKETEASDDGENDSTSDSESSSSSSSSSSSSSSSSSSSSSSSSESSSEEEEEEEQPATIPSASSPPRDVPTPLSAPAEEPEPERVEDSPVTPLPEQEKSPVGPAGSTEEPPPSAPQPPPEPPAGPPAPTPRPDERPSSPIPLLPPPKKRRKTVSFSAVEEAPAPEPPPAALPQVKSAAPASRKAPRAVERTIRNLPLDHASLVKSWPEEVSRGGRNRAGGRGRSAEEEEAEPATEVDLAVLADLALTPARRGLAALPAADDSEAAETLDEAERPGPLLSHILLEHNYALAVRPPPPPPQPPSTPAPRPLEPVPAPAALFSSPADEVLEAPEVVVAEVEEPKQPPQQQEDGEEEEEEEESESSESSSSSSSDGEGATRRRSLRSHTRRRRPPPPPPPPPPPTFDPRSEFEQMTILYDIWNSGLDLEDMSYLRLTYERLLQQTSGADWLNDTHWVQHTITNLSTPKRKRRPQDGPREHQTGSARSEGYYPISKKEKDRYLDVCPVSARQLEGVDTQGTNRVLSERRSEQRRLLSAIGTSAIMDSDLLKLNQLKFRKKKLRFGRSRIHEWGLFAMEPIAADEMVIEYVGQNIRQMVADMREKRYVQEGIGSSYLFRVDHDTIIDATKCGNLARFINHCCTPNCYAKVITIESQKKIVIYSKQPIGVDEEITYDYKFPLEDNKIPCLCGTESCRGSLN, from the exons ATGGATCAGGAAGGTGGGGGAGATGGGCAGAAGGCCCCGAGCTTCCAGTGGCGGAACTACAAGCTCATCGTGGATCCTGCCTTGGACCCTGCCCTACGCAGGCCTTCTCAAAAGGTGTACAGATACGATGGAATCCACTTTAGTGTCAAC GACTCAAAGTATATACCAGTGGAAGACCTCCAAGACCCCCGTTGCCACGTCAGGTCCAAAAACAGAGACTTTTCCCTCCCAGTCCCTAAGTTTAAG CTGGATGAGTTCTATATCGGACAGATCCCACTGAAAGAAGTCACATTTGCAAGGCTGAATGACAACGTGCGGGAGACCTTCCTGAAGGACATGTGCCGAAAGTATGGTGAGGTGGAAGAGGTGGAGATCCTTCTCCACCCCCGTACTCGCAAGCACCTGGGCCTGGCCCGCGTGCTCTTCACCAGCACTCGGGGAGCCAAGGAAACAGTCAAAAACCTCCACCTTACCTCCGTCATGGGCAACATCATCCATGCCCAGCTCGACATCAAAG GTCAACAACGAATGAAATACTATGAACTGATCGTCAACGGCTCCTACACCCCTCAGACGGTGCCCACTGGGGGCAAGGCCCTGAGTGAGAAGTTCCAAGGTTCTGGTGCAGCCACGGAGACG ACCGACTCCCGCCGCCGCTCCTCGTCAGACACAGCTGCCTTCCCGGCGGGCTCGGCTGTGGTGGGCACTCCCGGCAATGGCACCCCCTGCTCCCAAGACACAAGCTTCTCCAGCAGCCGACAGGACACCCCGTCTTCCTTCGGCCAGTTCACCCCTCAGTCCTCCCAAGGAACCCCCTACACGTCTCGGGGCAGCACCCCCTACTCTCAGGACTCTGCCTACTCCAGCAG CACCACTTCAACCTCCTTCAAGCCCCGGCGGTCAGAGAACAGCTACCAAGATTCCTTCTCCCGCCGCCATTTCTCCGCCTCTTCGGCCCCCACGACCACCTCTGCCGCCATCTGCACCACCACTGCAGccaccgctgccgccgccgcctctTCCTCCTCGTTGTCTTCATCCTCTTCGtcgtcctcttcttcctcctcctctcactTTCGCGGTTCTGACTCAAACTACCCAACGTATTACGAAAGCTGGAATCGCTACCAACGCCATGCTTCCTACCCGCCCCGCCGGGCAACTCGGGATGAGCCTCCCGGGGCCTCTTTTGCTGAAAATACTGCTGAGCGCTTCACGCCATCCTACACCTCCTACTTGCCCCCCGAGCCCAACCGGCCTGCTGACCAGGACTACCGGCCTCCTGCGTCTGAAGCTCCgcccccagagcctccagaacctggtggaggagggggcggcggggggcccAGCCCTGAGAGAGAAGAAGCTCGAACCTCCCCGCGCCCAGCCTCACCGGCCCGTTCCGGTTCCCCAGCCCCAGAGACCACCAACGAGAGCGTGCCCTTCGCTCAGCACAGCAGCCTGGATTCCCGCATTGAGATGTTGTTGAAGGAGCAGCGTTCCAAGTTTTCCTTCCTGGCCTCTGACAccgaagaagaggaagagaacagCAGCACGGGCCCAGGGGCTCGGGACACAGGGAGCGAGGCCCCTTCTGGGTCTGGTCACGGGCCCTGCACACCCCCTCCAGCCCCTGCGAGTTTTGAGGATGTGGCACCTACAGGGAGTGGGGAAACAGGCGCTACCCGGGAGTCGCCCAAGGCCAACGGACAGAACCAG GCTTCTCCATGCTCTTCTGGAGAGGACATGGAAATCTCCGATGACGACAGGGGCGGCTCACCTCCTCCGGCCCCGACACCCCCCCAGCAACCTCCGCCCCCTCCGCCGccacctcccccgccccctccttACCTGGCTTCCCTTCCCCTTGGTTATCCTCCCCACCAGCCTGCCTACCTCCTCCCCCCGCGACCCGACGGGCCGCCTCCTCCCGAgtaccctcctcctcctccaccacccccCCACATCTATGACTTTGTGAACTCCTTAGAGCTCATGGATCGACTTGGGGCTCAGTGGGGAGGAATGCCCATGTCCTTCCAGATGCAGACCCAGATGTTAACTCGACTCCACCAGCTGCGGCAAGGCAAAGGATTGACCGCGACCTCAGCTGGTCCCCCCGGTGGGGCCTTTGGGGAGGCCTTTCTCCCATTCCCGCCCCACCAAGAGGCAGCCTATGGCCTACCATACGCTCTGTATGCTCAAGGGCAAGAAGGTCGAGGGGCATACTCCCGGGAGGCCTACCACCTGCCTTTGCCCATGGCAGCCGAGCCCCTGCCCTCCTCAGTCTCAGGAGAAGAGGCCCGGCTGCCCCCCCGGGAGGAAGCAGAGCTGGCTGAGGGCAAGGCCCTACCATCGGCAGGCACCGTGGGCCGTGTACTGGCCACCCTGGTCCAGGAGATGAAGAGCATCATGCAGCGAGACCTCAACCGCAAGATGGTGGAGAACGTGGCCTTTGGAGCCTTTGACCAGTGGTGGGAGAGCAAGGAAGAGAAGGCCAAG CCATTCCAGAATGCAGCTAAACAGCAAGCCAAGGAGGAGGATAAAGAGAAGACAAAGCTCAAAGAGCCAGGCCTGCTGTCCCTCGTAGACTGGGCCAAGAGTGGCGGTACCACTGGCATCGAAGCCTTCGCCTTTGGATCAGGACTGCGAGGGGCCCTGCGGCTGCCTTCTTTCAAG gTAAAGCGAAAAGAGCCTTCGGAAATTTCAGAGGCCAGTGAGGAAAAGAGGCCCCGGCCTTCTACTCCAGCTGAGGAAGATGAAGATG ATGCTGAGCGAGAGAAGGAGGTTGGAGAGCCAGGCCGTCCGGGGACCAAGCCCCCGAAACGAGATGAAGAGCGAAGCAAGACCCAGGGCAAGCACCGCAAGTCCTTTGCTCTGGACAGCGAGGGGGAGGAGGCATCCCAGGAGTCCTCCTCAGAGAAG GATGAGGAGGATGAAGAGGAAGATGAAGAAGATGAAGAGCGTGAGGAAGCCATGGATGCTGCCAAGAAGGAGACAGAAGCATCAGACG ATGGTGAGAATGATAGCACGTCGGACTCTGAGAGCAGCAgttcctccagctcctcctcctcttcatcctCTTCGTCTTCAtcttcgtcctcctcctcctcatctgaGTCCTCCtcggaagaagaagaggaagaggagcagcCAGCAACCATACCTTCAGCATCGTCGCCCCCCAGAGATGTCCCCACGCCCCTGTCAGCACCTGCAGAGGAGCCCGAGCCAGAAAGGGTTGAAGACTCCCCAGTCACACCTCTCCCCGAACAGGAGAAGTCTCCTGTGGGACCTGCAG GTTCCACCGAGGAGCCGCCTCCCAGTGCGCCCCAGCCTCCCCCAGAGCCACCAGCTGGacccccggcccccaccccccgccccgacGAGCGCCCTTCCTCTCCcattcctctcctgcccccacccaaGAAACGCCGGAAAACCGTCTCCTTCTCTGCTGTGGAGGAGGCACCGGCCCCAGAGCCTCCCCCCGCCGCACTGCCACAGGTCAAGTCTGCCGCCCCTGCCTCCCGCAAAGCCCCCCGGGCTGTGGAGCGGACCATTCGCAACTTGCCCCTCGACCACGCCTCTCTGGTCAAGAGTTGGCCTGAGGAGGTGTCCCGAGGAGGCCGGAACCGGGCCGGAGGCCGGGGCCGCTCCGCCGAGGAAGAGGAGGCCGAACCCGCCACGGAAGTGGACCTGGCTGTGCTGGCTGACCTGGCCCTGACCCCAGCACGGCGTGGCCTGGCCGCCCTGCCCGCCGCCGACGACTCGGAGGCCGCGGAGACGCTCGACGAGGCGGAGCGCCCGGGCCCCCTGCTCAGCCACATCCTCCTGGAGCACAACTATGCCCTGGCCGtcaggccgccgccgccgcccccgcagCCACCCTCCACGCCTGCCCCTCGTCCCTTGGAACCCGTTCCGGCCCCCGCGGCCCTCTTCAGCTCCCCGGCAGACGAGGTCCTCGAGGCCCCGGAGGTGGTGGTGGCTGAGGTGGAGGAGCCAAAGCAGCCGCCACAGCAgcaggaggatggggaggaggaggaagaggaagaggagtcgGAGTCATCGgagagcagcagcagtagcagcagcgatGGCGAGGGCGCCACCCGGCGGCGCAGCCTCCGCTCGCACACGCGGCGCCGgcggccgcccccgcccccgcccccgccgccgcccccgacCTTCGATCCCCGCAGCGAGTTTGAGCAGATGACCATCCTCTATGACATTTGGAACTCGGGCCTGGACTTGGAGGACATGAGCTACCTGCGGCTGACGTATGAGCGGCTTCTGCAGCAGACTAGTGGGGCCGACTGGCTGAACGACACCCACTGGGTCCAGCACACCA TCACCAACCTGAGCACTCCGAAACGCAAGCGGCGGCCCCAAGATGGGCCCCGGGAACACCAGACAGGCTCAGCCCGCAGCGAAGGCTACTACCCAATCAGCAAGAAGGAGAAGGACCGGTACCTGGATGTGTGCCCTGTCTCGGCCCGGCAGCTGGAAGGAGTGGATACTCAG GGGACTAACCGTGTGCTTTCGGAGCGCCGGTCGGAGCAGCGGCGGCTGCTGAGCGCCATCGGCACTTCTGCCATCATGGACAGCGATCTGCTGAAGTTAAACCAGCTCAAG TTCCGGAAGAAGAAACTCCGATTCGGCCGGAGCCGGATCCATGAGTGGGGACTGTTTGCCATGGAACCCATCGCCGCTGATGAGATGGTCATCGAATATGTGGGTCAGAACATTCGCCAG ATGGTGGCTGACATGCGGGAGAAGCGCTATGTGCAAGAGGGCATTGGCAGCAGCTACTTGTTCCGGGTAGACCATGACACCATCATCGACGCCACCAAGTGCGGCAACCTGGCGAGGTTCATCAACCACTGCTGCACG CCCAACTGCTATGCCAAGGTGATCACCATCGAGTCCCAGAAGAAGATCGTGATCTACTCGAAGCAGCCGATTGGTGTGGATGAGGAGATCACCTACGACTACAAGTTCCCGCTGGAGGACAACAAGATCCCGTGTCTGTGCGGCACGGAGAGCTGCCGCGGCTCCCTCAACTGA
- the SETD1A gene encoding histone-lysine N-methyltransferase SETD1A isoform X1 — MDQEGGGDGQKAPSFQWRNYKLIVDPALDPALRRPSQKVYRYDGIHFSVNDSKYIPVEDLQDPRCHVRSKNRDFSLPVPKFKLDEFYIGQIPLKEVTFARLNDNVRETFLKDMCRKYGEVEEVEILLHPRTRKHLGLARVLFTSTRGAKETVKNLHLTSVMGNIIHAQLDIKGQQRMKYYELIVNGSYTPQTVPTGGKALSEKFQGSGAATETTDSRRRSSSDTAAFPAGSAVVGTPGNGTPCSQDTSFSSSRQDTPSSFGQFTPQSSQGTPYTSRGSTPYSQDSAYSSSTTSTSFKPRRSENSYQDSFSRRHFSASSAPTTTSAAICTTTAATAAAAASSSSLSSSSSSSSSSSSSHFRGSDSNYPTYYESWNRYQRHASYPPRRATRDEPPGASFAENTAERFTPSYTSYLPPEPNRPADQDYRPPASEAPPPEPPEPGGGGGGGGPSPEREEARTSPRPASPARSGSPAPETTNESVPFAQHSSLDSRIEMLLKEQRSKFSFLASDTEEEEENSSTGPGARDTGSEAPSGSGHGPCTPPPAPASFEDVAPTGSGETGATRESPKANGQNQASPCSSGEDMEISDDDRGGSPPPAPTPPQQPPPPPPPPPPPPPYLASLPLGYPPHQPAYLLPPRPDGPPPPEYPPPPPPPPHIYDFVNSLELMDRLGAQWGGMPMSFQMQTQMLTRLHQLRQGKGLTATSAGPPGGAFGEAFLPFPPHQEAAYGLPYALYAQGQEGRGAYSREAYHLPLPMAAEPLPSSVSGEEARLPPREEAELAEGKALPSAGTVGRVLATLVQEMKSIMQRDLNRKMVENVAFGAFDQWWESKEEKAKPFQNAAKQQAKEEDKEKTKLKEPGLLSLVDWAKSGGTTGIEAFAFGSGLRGALRLPSFKVKRKEPSEISEASEEKRPRPSTPAEEDEDDAEREKEVGEPGRPGTKPPKRDEERSKTQGKHRKSFALDSEGEEASQESSSEKDEEDEEEDEEDEEREEAMDAAKKETEASDGEDGESDSSSKCSLYADSDGENDSTSDSESSSSSSSSSSSSSSSSSSSSSSSSESSSEEEEEEEQPATIPSASSPPRDVPTPLSAPAEEPEPERVEDSPVTPLPEQEKSPVGPAGSTEEPPPSAPQPPPEPPAGPPAPTPRPDERPSSPIPLLPPPKKRRKTVSFSAVEEAPAPEPPPAALPQVKSAAPASRKAPRAVERTIRNLPLDHASLVKSWPEEVSRGGRNRAGGRGRSAEEEEAEPATEVDLAVLADLALTPARRGLAALPAADDSEAAETLDEAERPGPLLSHILLEHNYALAVRPPPPPPQPPSTPAPRPLEPVPAPAALFSSPADEVLEAPEVVVAEVEEPKQPPQQQEDGEEEEEEEESESSESSSSSSSDGEGATRRRSLRSHTRRRRPPPPPPPPPPPTFDPRSEFEQMTILYDIWNSGLDLEDMSYLRLTYERLLQQTSGADWLNDTHWVQHTITNLSTPKRKRRPQDGPREHQTGSARSEGYYPISKKEKDRYLDVCPVSARQLEGVDTQGTNRVLSERRSEQRRLLSAIGTSAIMDSDLLKLNQLKFRKKKLRFGRSRIHEWGLFAMEPIAADEMVIEYVGQNIRQMVADMREKRYVQEGIGSSYLFRVDHDTIIDATKCGNLARFINHCCTPNCYAKVITIESQKKIVIYSKQPIGVDEEITYDYKFPLEDNKIPCLCGTESCRGSLN; from the exons ATGGATCAGGAAGGTGGGGGAGATGGGCAGAAGGCCCCGAGCTTCCAGTGGCGGAACTACAAGCTCATCGTGGATCCTGCCTTGGACCCTGCCCTACGCAGGCCTTCTCAAAAGGTGTACAGATACGATGGAATCCACTTTAGTGTCAAC GACTCAAAGTATATACCAGTGGAAGACCTCCAAGACCCCCGTTGCCACGTCAGGTCCAAAAACAGAGACTTTTCCCTCCCAGTCCCTAAGTTTAAG CTGGATGAGTTCTATATCGGACAGATCCCACTGAAAGAAGTCACATTTGCAAGGCTGAATGACAACGTGCGGGAGACCTTCCTGAAGGACATGTGCCGAAAGTATGGTGAGGTGGAAGAGGTGGAGATCCTTCTCCACCCCCGTACTCGCAAGCACCTGGGCCTGGCCCGCGTGCTCTTCACCAGCACTCGGGGAGCCAAGGAAACAGTCAAAAACCTCCACCTTACCTCCGTCATGGGCAACATCATCCATGCCCAGCTCGACATCAAAG GTCAACAACGAATGAAATACTATGAACTGATCGTCAACGGCTCCTACACCCCTCAGACGGTGCCCACTGGGGGCAAGGCCCTGAGTGAGAAGTTCCAAGGTTCTGGTGCAGCCACGGAGACG ACCGACTCCCGCCGCCGCTCCTCGTCAGACACAGCTGCCTTCCCGGCGGGCTCGGCTGTGGTGGGCACTCCCGGCAATGGCACCCCCTGCTCCCAAGACACAAGCTTCTCCAGCAGCCGACAGGACACCCCGTCTTCCTTCGGCCAGTTCACCCCTCAGTCCTCCCAAGGAACCCCCTACACGTCTCGGGGCAGCACCCCCTACTCTCAGGACTCTGCCTACTCCAGCAG CACCACTTCAACCTCCTTCAAGCCCCGGCGGTCAGAGAACAGCTACCAAGATTCCTTCTCCCGCCGCCATTTCTCCGCCTCTTCGGCCCCCACGACCACCTCTGCCGCCATCTGCACCACCACTGCAGccaccgctgccgccgccgcctctTCCTCCTCGTTGTCTTCATCCTCTTCGtcgtcctcttcttcctcctcctctcactTTCGCGGTTCTGACTCAAACTACCCAACGTATTACGAAAGCTGGAATCGCTACCAACGCCATGCTTCCTACCCGCCCCGCCGGGCAACTCGGGATGAGCCTCCCGGGGCCTCTTTTGCTGAAAATACTGCTGAGCGCTTCACGCCATCCTACACCTCCTACTTGCCCCCCGAGCCCAACCGGCCTGCTGACCAGGACTACCGGCCTCCTGCGTCTGAAGCTCCgcccccagagcctccagaacctggtggaggagggggcggcggggggcccAGCCCTGAGAGAGAAGAAGCTCGAACCTCCCCGCGCCCAGCCTCACCGGCCCGTTCCGGTTCCCCAGCCCCAGAGACCACCAACGAGAGCGTGCCCTTCGCTCAGCACAGCAGCCTGGATTCCCGCATTGAGATGTTGTTGAAGGAGCAGCGTTCCAAGTTTTCCTTCCTGGCCTCTGACAccgaagaagaggaagagaacagCAGCACGGGCCCAGGGGCTCGGGACACAGGGAGCGAGGCCCCTTCTGGGTCTGGTCACGGGCCCTGCACACCCCCTCCAGCCCCTGCGAGTTTTGAGGATGTGGCACCTACAGGGAGTGGGGAAACAGGCGCTACCCGGGAGTCGCCCAAGGCCAACGGACAGAACCAG GCTTCTCCATGCTCTTCTGGAGAGGACATGGAAATCTCCGATGACGACAGGGGCGGCTCACCTCCTCCGGCCCCGACACCCCCCCAGCAACCTCCGCCCCCTCCGCCGccacctcccccgccccctccttACCTGGCTTCCCTTCCCCTTGGTTATCCTCCCCACCAGCCTGCCTACCTCCTCCCCCCGCGACCCGACGGGCCGCCTCCTCCCGAgtaccctcctcctcctccaccacccccCCACATCTATGACTTTGTGAACTCCTTAGAGCTCATGGATCGACTTGGGGCTCAGTGGGGAGGAATGCCCATGTCCTTCCAGATGCAGACCCAGATGTTAACTCGACTCCACCAGCTGCGGCAAGGCAAAGGATTGACCGCGACCTCAGCTGGTCCCCCCGGTGGGGCCTTTGGGGAGGCCTTTCTCCCATTCCCGCCCCACCAAGAGGCAGCCTATGGCCTACCATACGCTCTGTATGCTCAAGGGCAAGAAGGTCGAGGGGCATACTCCCGGGAGGCCTACCACCTGCCTTTGCCCATGGCAGCCGAGCCCCTGCCCTCCTCAGTCTCAGGAGAAGAGGCCCGGCTGCCCCCCCGGGAGGAAGCAGAGCTGGCTGAGGGCAAGGCCCTACCATCGGCAGGCACCGTGGGCCGTGTACTGGCCACCCTGGTCCAGGAGATGAAGAGCATCATGCAGCGAGACCTCAACCGCAAGATGGTGGAGAACGTGGCCTTTGGAGCCTTTGACCAGTGGTGGGAGAGCAAGGAAGAGAAGGCCAAG CCATTCCAGAATGCAGCTAAACAGCAAGCCAAGGAGGAGGATAAAGAGAAGACAAAGCTCAAAGAGCCAGGCCTGCTGTCCCTCGTAGACTGGGCCAAGAGTGGCGGTACCACTGGCATCGAAGCCTTCGCCTTTGGATCAGGACTGCGAGGGGCCCTGCGGCTGCCTTCTTTCAAG gTAAAGCGAAAAGAGCCTTCGGAAATTTCAGAGGCCAGTGAGGAAAAGAGGCCCCGGCCTTCTACTCCAGCTGAGGAAGATGAAGATG ATGCTGAGCGAGAGAAGGAGGTTGGAGAGCCAGGCCGTCCGGGGACCAAGCCCCCGAAACGAGATGAAGAGCGAAGCAAGACCCAGGGCAAGCACCGCAAGTCCTTTGCTCTGGACAGCGAGGGGGAGGAGGCATCCCAGGAGTCCTCCTCAGAGAAG GATGAGGAGGATGAAGAGGAAGATGAAGAAGATGAAGAGCGTGAGGAAGCCATGGATGCTGCCAAGAAGGAGACAGAAGCATCAGACG GCGAGGACGGGGAAAGCGATTCGTCCTCCAAATGTTCTCTGTATGCTGACTCAGATGGTGAGAATGATAGCACGTCGGACTCTGAGAGCAGCAgttcctccagctcctcctcctcttcatcctCTTCGTCTTCAtcttcgtcctcctcctcctcatctgaGTCCTCCtcggaagaagaagaggaagaggagcagcCAGCAACCATACCTTCAGCATCGTCGCCCCCCAGAGATGTCCCCACGCCCCTGTCAGCACCTGCAGAGGAGCCCGAGCCAGAAAGGGTTGAAGACTCCCCAGTCACACCTCTCCCCGAACAGGAGAAGTCTCCTGTGGGACCTGCAG GTTCCACCGAGGAGCCGCCTCCCAGTGCGCCCCAGCCTCCCCCAGAGCCACCAGCTGGacccccggcccccaccccccgccccgacGAGCGCCCTTCCTCTCCcattcctctcctgcccccacccaaGAAACGCCGGAAAACCGTCTCCTTCTCTGCTGTGGAGGAGGCACCGGCCCCAGAGCCTCCCCCCGCCGCACTGCCACAGGTCAAGTCTGCCGCCCCTGCCTCCCGCAAAGCCCCCCGGGCTGTGGAGCGGACCATTCGCAACTTGCCCCTCGACCACGCCTCTCTGGTCAAGAGTTGGCCTGAGGAGGTGTCCCGAGGAGGCCGGAACCGGGCCGGAGGCCGGGGCCGCTCCGCCGAGGAAGAGGAGGCCGAACCCGCCACGGAAGTGGACCTGGCTGTGCTGGCTGACCTGGCCCTGACCCCAGCACGGCGTGGCCTGGCCGCCCTGCCCGCCGCCGACGACTCGGAGGCCGCGGAGACGCTCGACGAGGCGGAGCGCCCGGGCCCCCTGCTCAGCCACATCCTCCTGGAGCACAACTATGCCCTGGCCGtcaggccgccgccgccgcccccgcagCCACCCTCCACGCCTGCCCCTCGTCCCTTGGAACCCGTTCCGGCCCCCGCGGCCCTCTTCAGCTCCCCGGCAGACGAGGTCCTCGAGGCCCCGGAGGTGGTGGTGGCTGAGGTGGAGGAGCCAAAGCAGCCGCCACAGCAgcaggaggatggggaggaggaggaagaggaagaggagtcgGAGTCATCGgagagcagcagcagtagcagcagcgatGGCGAGGGCGCCACCCGGCGGCGCAGCCTCCGCTCGCACACGCGGCGCCGgcggccgcccccgcccccgcccccgccgccgcccccgacCTTCGATCCCCGCAGCGAGTTTGAGCAGATGACCATCCTCTATGACATTTGGAACTCGGGCCTGGACTTGGAGGACATGAGCTACCTGCGGCTGACGTATGAGCGGCTTCTGCAGCAGACTAGTGGGGCCGACTGGCTGAACGACACCCACTGGGTCCAGCACACCA TCACCAACCTGAGCACTCCGAAACGCAAGCGGCGGCCCCAAGATGGGCCCCGGGAACACCAGACAGGCTCAGCCCGCAGCGAAGGCTACTACCCAATCAGCAAGAAGGAGAAGGACCGGTACCTGGATGTGTGCCCTGTCTCGGCCCGGCAGCTGGAAGGAGTGGATACTCAG GGGACTAACCGTGTGCTTTCGGAGCGCCGGTCGGAGCAGCGGCGGCTGCTGAGCGCCATCGGCACTTCTGCCATCATGGACAGCGATCTGCTGAAGTTAAACCAGCTCAAG TTCCGGAAGAAGAAACTCCGATTCGGCCGGAGCCGGATCCATGAGTGGGGACTGTTTGCCATGGAACCCATCGCCGCTGATGAGATGGTCATCGAATATGTGGGTCAGAACATTCGCCAG ATGGTGGCTGACATGCGGGAGAAGCGCTATGTGCAAGAGGGCATTGGCAGCAGCTACTTGTTCCGGGTAGACCATGACACCATCATCGACGCCACCAAGTGCGGCAACCTGGCGAGGTTCATCAACCACTGCTGCACG CCCAACTGCTATGCCAAGGTGATCACCATCGAGTCCCAGAAGAAGATCGTGATCTACTCGAAGCAGCCGATTGGTGTGGATGAGGAGATCACCTACGACTACAAGTTCCCGCTGGAGGACAACAAGATCCCGTGTCTGTGCGGCACGGAGAGCTGCCGCGGCTCCCTCAACTGA